One genomic segment of Chelonia mydas isolate rCheMyd1 chromosome 1, rCheMyd1.pri.v2, whole genome shotgun sequence includes these proteins:
- the BOC gene encoding brother of CDO isoform X1, which yields MEATGPEAAYGNPAWVLLPQAALHRMTMTPGRKRPTAAVACLILAAAGCFANLGESLQVTVQPASAVQKYGGLVSLGCVVQPLKVNVTWRLNGKELVGSDEALGIRIELGKLIIMALNNHTVGRYQCIARMPEGVVASVPATVTLAKIKDFKFDGQHVIEVDEGNTAVIACDLPESHPKAQVRYSVKQEWLEASRDNYLIMPSGNLQIVNASQEDEGTYKCAAYNPVTQEVKTSVSSDRLRVRRSAAEAARIIYPPEAQTIIVTKGQSLILECVASGIPPPRVTWAKNGSSISGYNKTRFLLSNLLIDATSEEDSGTYSCMADNGVGEAGAVFIFYNVQVFEPPEVTMELSQQIIPWGQSAKFTCEVRGNPQPSVMWLRNAVPLSSNHRFRLSRKALRVMSVGPEDDGIYQCVAENEVGSAQAMVHLRTAQPGTTMKPWRDSRSGSAQSPTPPSSDKALKEKAMLQRPKPTALEASLQCVTNRGQVSPAEAPIILSSPRTSKTDCYELVWRPRHDGRAPILYYTVKHRKQIMNSSANWTVRDIPATQHRLTLTRLDPGSLYEVEMAAYNCAGEGQTAMVTFRTGKGRRPKPDIVASKEQQIQRDDPGTSTQSSNPLDNSRLSPPEAPDRPTISTASETSVYVTWIPRGNGGFPIQSFRVEYKKLKKLGDWVLATSDIPPSRLSVEITGLEKGTSYKFRVRALNILGESDPSTASKPYVVSGYSNRVYERPVAGPYITFTDAINETTIMLKWMYIPASNNNTPIHGFYIYYRPTDSDNDSDYKKDVVEGDRYWHSISHLQPETSYDIKMQCFNEGGESEFSNVMICETKARKSLGLPGRLPPSTVPPQQHPALSGGHSGLGTGAMVARSSDLPYLIVGIVLGSIVLIIVAFIPLCLWRAWSKQKQTIDLGFSGTRLLVSSCQYTMVPLRGVPTPRANGQPYANGVHLNGSCPSGGTGYPSTKSRDYSPDEVQQDETNTLLQGRVLQNGTVQGHYPTSRLSDARPEDSSFLCSLPNDSTNQLLQPHDDCCHLQEQLVGLYHPVTGSKMGGPSLEALRDPTFHRGTPCCLGLVPVEEVERLDCCQLRGERCPQNPAIACLGQDPRRHLRSSPPRHMPFETPPPTS from the exons GAAGCCACAGGCCCTGAGGCGGCTTATGGGAACCCCGCCTGGGTCCTTCTGCCCCAGGCTGCGCTGCACAGGATGACAATGACCCCGGGACGGAAGAGACCAACGGCTGCCGTCGCCTGCCTCATCCTAGCAGCTGCTGGTTGCTTTGCTAATTTGG GTGAATCTCTTCAGGTCACTGTCCAACCTGCTTCCGCCGTCCAAAAGTATGGTGGCTTGGTGAGCCTGGGGTGTGTGGTACAGCCCCTGAAAGTCAACGTTACCTGGAGGCTGAATGGGAAGGAGCTGGTGGGGTCGGATGAGGCGCTGGGGATCCGCATTGAGCTGGGGAAGCTCATCATTATGGCTCTCAACAATCACACCGTGGGCCGGTACCAGTGCATCGCCCGCATGCCGGAGGGAGTTGTTGCCAGCGTCCCAGCCACAGTGACTTTAGCCA AGATCAAAGACTTCAAATTTGATGGCCAGCATGTGATTGAAGTGGATGAAGGGAACACAGCTGTGATTGCATGTGACCTGCCCGAAAGCCACCCCAAAGCCCAGGTGCGCTACAGTGTGAAACAGGAGTGGCTGGAGGCCTCCAGAG ACAACTACCTGATCATGCCATCTGGGAACCTTCAGATAGTCAATGCCAGCCAGGAGGATGAAGGAACGTACAAATGTGCTGCCTACAACCCCGTGACTCAGGAAGTGAAAACCTCCGTCTCCAGTGACAGACTCCGTGTGCGAC GCTCCGCAGCAGAGGCCGCGCGGATAATCTATCCCCCGGAGGCTCAGACCATCATCGTCACCAAAGGTCAAAGCCTCATACTGGAATGTGTGGCTAGCGGGATCCCGCCTCCCCGGGTCACCTGGGCCAAGAACGGCTCCAGTATTTCTGGCTACAACAAGACCCGTTTCCTGCTCAGCAACCTACTGATCGACGCCACCAGCGAGGAAGACTCCGGCACCTACAGCTGCATGGCTGACAATGGGGTGGGCGAGGCTGGAGCCGTGTTCATATTCTATAACGTTCAGGTGTTTG AACCTCCCGAGGTCACCATGGAGCTGTCCCAGCAGATCATCCCCTGGGGTCAGAGTGCAAAGTTCACCTGCGAGGTGCGAGGGAACCCCCAGCCCTCGGTCATGTGGCTGCGCAATGCCGTGCCTCTCTCTTCCAACCACCGGTTCCGGCTGTCCCGTAAGGCTCTGCGGGTGATGAGTGTGGGGCCTGAGGATGACGGGATATATCAGTGCGTGGCAGAGAATGAAGTTGGCAGTGCACAAGCCATGGTGCACCTGAGGACTGcccagcctg GAACAACTATGAAGCCATGGCGAGACTCCAGGTCAGGCTCAGCTCAGTCCCCCACGCCGCCGTCCAGCGACAAGGCTCTGAAGGAGAAAGCCATGCTGCAAAGGCCTAAGCCTACTGCACTGGAAGCATCTCTCCAGTGCGTGACTAACAGAGGGCAGGTGTCTCCGGCCGAGGCTCCCATCATCCTCAGTTCTCCCAGGACGTCCAAGACGGACTGCTACGAGCTGGTGTGGAGACCGCGACATGACGGCAGGGCCCCCATCCTTTACTACACTGTGAAGCATCGGAAG CAGATTATGAACTCTTCAGCCAACTGGACGGTCAGAGACATCCCTGCGACTCAGCACCGCCTGACCCTGACCAGGCTGGATCCTGGCAGCTTGTATGAGGTGGAGATGGCAGCTTATAActgtgcaggggagggacagACAGCCATGGTGACCTTCAGGACTGGTAAAG GCCGACGACCAAAACCTGACATTGTCGCCAGTAAAGAGCAGCAGATCCAAAGGGACGACCCAGGCACTAGCACTCAGAGCAGCAACCCATTGGACAACAGCCGCCTCTCCC CTCCCGAGGCACCAGACCGTCCTACCATCTCCACAGCATCGGAGACTTCTGTGTACGTGACCTGGATCCCCCGCGGGAATGGAGGGTTCCCCATCCAGTCTTTCCGAGTGGAGTACAAGAAACTGAAGAAGTTAGGAGACTGGGTGCTGGCCACCAGCGACATCCCCCCCTCTCGGCTCTCAGTGGAAATCACAGGCCTGGAGAAAG GCACCTCCTATAAGTTCCGCGTCCGGGCACTGAACATACTTGGGGAGAGCGACCCCAGCACTGCATCTAAGCCGTATGTTGTGTCGGGATACAGTAACCGAGTGTACGAGCGCCCTGTCGCCGGGCCTTACATCACCTTCACCGATGCCATCAACGAGACCACCATCATGCTGAAGTGGATG TACATCCCAGCCAGTAACAACAACACCCCCATCCATGGCTTTTACATCTACTACCGCCCCACTGACAGTGACAATGACAGcgactacaagaaggacgtggtgGAAG gggACCGGTACTGGCACTCCATCAGCCACCTGCAGCCAGAGACCTCCTATGACATTAAGATGCAGTGCTTCAACGAGGGCGGCGAGAGCGAGTTCAGCAACGTGATGATCTGCGAAACCAAAG CTCGCAAGTCTCTTGGGCTGCCTGGGCGCCTTCCGCCCTCAACGGTGCCCCCACAGCAGCATCCAGCGCTTAGTGGTGGACACAGCGGGCTGGGGACTGGTGCCATGGTGGCCCGCTCCAGTGATCTGCCCTACCTGATCGTAGGGATAGTGCTGGGCTCTATTGTCCTCATCATCGTGGCCTTCATCCCCTTATGTCTGTGGAGAGCCTGGTCCAAGCAGA AACAAACCATAGACCTGGGCTTCTCTGGAACGAGGCTGCTGGTGTCCTCCTGCCAGTACACCATGGTGCCTCTGCGAGGGGTCCCCACTCCTCGAGCCAACGGGCAGCCCTATGCCAACGGTGTGCACCTGAACGGCAGCTGCCCCTCAGGCGGGACAGGCTACCCGAGCACAAAATCCCGAGACTACAGTCCAGATGAAGTTCAGCAG GATGAGACCAACACCTTACTGCAGGGGAGGGTGCTGCAAAATGGGACTGTCCAAGGACACTATCCGACCTCCAG GCTCTCTGATGCTAGACCAGAAGACAGTTCCTTCCTCTGTAGCCTCCCAAATGACTCCACCAaccagctgctccagccacatGATGATTGCTGCCATCTTCAAGAACAACTTGTTGGCCTATATCACCCAGTGACAGGAAGCAAGATGGGAGGCCCCAGCCTGGAAGCCCTGCGAGATCCCACATTCCACAGAG GTACCCCTTGCTGCCTTGGCCTGGTGCCAGTCGAAGAAGTAGAGAGGCTAGATTGCTGCCAGCTCAGAGGAGAACGGTGTCCCCAGAACCCAGCCATCGCTTGTTTGGGGCAGGACCCAAGGAGGCATCTGCGCAGCAGCCCTCCAAGGCACATGCCCTTTGAGACTCCTCCTCCTACCAGTTAG
- the BOC gene encoding brother of CDO isoform X4 gives MEATGPEAAYGNPAWVLLPQAALHRMTMTPGRKRPTAAVACLILAAAGCFANLGESLQVTVQPASAVQKYGGLVSLGCVVQPLKVNVTWRLNGKELVGSDEALGIRIELGKLIIMALNNHTVGRYQCIARMPEGVVASVPATVTLAKIKDFKFDGQHVIEVDEGNTAVIACDLPESHPKAQVRYSVKQEWLEASRDNYLIMPSGNLQIVNASQEDEGTYKCAAYNPVTQEVKTSVSSDRLRVRRSAAEAARIIYPPEAQTIIVTKGQSLILECVASGIPPPRVTWAKNGSSISGYNKTRFLLSNLLIDATSEEDSGTYSCMADNGVGEAGAVFIFYNVQVFEPPEVTMELSQQIIPWGQSAKFTCEVRGNPQPSVMWLRNAVPLSSNHRFRLSRKALRVMSVGPEDDGIYQCVAENEVGSAQAMVHLRTAQPGTTMKPWRDSRSGSAQSPTPPSSDKALKEKAMLQRPKPTALEASLQCVTNRGQVSPAEAPIILSSPRTSKTDCYELVWRPRHDGRAPILYYTVKHRKIMNSSANWTVRDIPATQHRLTLTRLDPGSLYEVEMAAYNCAGEGQTAMVTFRTGRRPKPDIVASKEQQIQRDDPGTSTQSSNPLDNSRLSPPEAPDRPTISTASETSVYVTWIPRGNGGFPIQSFRVEYKKLKKLGDWVLATSDIPPSRLSVEITGLEKGTSYKFRVRALNILGESDPSTASKPYVVSGYSNRVYERPVAGPYITFTDAINETTIMLKWMYIPASNNNTPIHGFYIYYRPTDSDNDSDYKKDVVEGDRYWHSISHLQPETSYDIKMQCFNEGGESEFSNVMICETKARKSLGLPGRLPPSTVPPQQHPALSGGHSGLGTGAMVARSSDLPYLIVGIVLGSIVLIIVAFIPLCLWRAWSKQKQTIDLGFSGTRLLVSSCQYTMVPLRGVPTPRANGQPYANGVHLNGSCPSGGTGYPSTKSRDYSPDEVQQDETNTLLQGRVLQNGTVQGHYPTSRLSDARPEDSSFLCSLPNDSTNQLLQPHDDCCHLQEQLVGLYHPVTGSKMGGPSLEALRDPTFHRGTPCCLGLVPVEEVERLDCCQLRGERCPQNPAIACLGQDPRRHLRSSPPRHMPFETPPPTS, from the exons GAAGCCACAGGCCCTGAGGCGGCTTATGGGAACCCCGCCTGGGTCCTTCTGCCCCAGGCTGCGCTGCACAGGATGACAATGACCCCGGGACGGAAGAGACCAACGGCTGCCGTCGCCTGCCTCATCCTAGCAGCTGCTGGTTGCTTTGCTAATTTGG GTGAATCTCTTCAGGTCACTGTCCAACCTGCTTCCGCCGTCCAAAAGTATGGTGGCTTGGTGAGCCTGGGGTGTGTGGTACAGCCCCTGAAAGTCAACGTTACCTGGAGGCTGAATGGGAAGGAGCTGGTGGGGTCGGATGAGGCGCTGGGGATCCGCATTGAGCTGGGGAAGCTCATCATTATGGCTCTCAACAATCACACCGTGGGCCGGTACCAGTGCATCGCCCGCATGCCGGAGGGAGTTGTTGCCAGCGTCCCAGCCACAGTGACTTTAGCCA AGATCAAAGACTTCAAATTTGATGGCCAGCATGTGATTGAAGTGGATGAAGGGAACACAGCTGTGATTGCATGTGACCTGCCCGAAAGCCACCCCAAAGCCCAGGTGCGCTACAGTGTGAAACAGGAGTGGCTGGAGGCCTCCAGAG ACAACTACCTGATCATGCCATCTGGGAACCTTCAGATAGTCAATGCCAGCCAGGAGGATGAAGGAACGTACAAATGTGCTGCCTACAACCCCGTGACTCAGGAAGTGAAAACCTCCGTCTCCAGTGACAGACTCCGTGTGCGAC GCTCCGCAGCAGAGGCCGCGCGGATAATCTATCCCCCGGAGGCTCAGACCATCATCGTCACCAAAGGTCAAAGCCTCATACTGGAATGTGTGGCTAGCGGGATCCCGCCTCCCCGGGTCACCTGGGCCAAGAACGGCTCCAGTATTTCTGGCTACAACAAGACCCGTTTCCTGCTCAGCAACCTACTGATCGACGCCACCAGCGAGGAAGACTCCGGCACCTACAGCTGCATGGCTGACAATGGGGTGGGCGAGGCTGGAGCCGTGTTCATATTCTATAACGTTCAGGTGTTTG AACCTCCCGAGGTCACCATGGAGCTGTCCCAGCAGATCATCCCCTGGGGTCAGAGTGCAAAGTTCACCTGCGAGGTGCGAGGGAACCCCCAGCCCTCGGTCATGTGGCTGCGCAATGCCGTGCCTCTCTCTTCCAACCACCGGTTCCGGCTGTCCCGTAAGGCTCTGCGGGTGATGAGTGTGGGGCCTGAGGATGACGGGATATATCAGTGCGTGGCAGAGAATGAAGTTGGCAGTGCACAAGCCATGGTGCACCTGAGGACTGcccagcctg GAACAACTATGAAGCCATGGCGAGACTCCAGGTCAGGCTCAGCTCAGTCCCCCACGCCGCCGTCCAGCGACAAGGCTCTGAAGGAGAAAGCCATGCTGCAAAGGCCTAAGCCTACTGCACTGGAAGCATCTCTCCAGTGCGTGACTAACAGAGGGCAGGTGTCTCCGGCCGAGGCTCCCATCATCCTCAGTTCTCCCAGGACGTCCAAGACGGACTGCTACGAGCTGGTGTGGAGACCGCGACATGACGGCAGGGCCCCCATCCTTTACTACACTGTGAAGCATCGGAAG ATTATGAACTCTTCAGCCAACTGGACGGTCAGAGACATCCCTGCGACTCAGCACCGCCTGACCCTGACCAGGCTGGATCCTGGCAGCTTGTATGAGGTGGAGATGGCAGCTTATAActgtgcaggggagggacagACAGCCATGGTGACCTTCAGGACTG GCCGACGACCAAAACCTGACATTGTCGCCAGTAAAGAGCAGCAGATCCAAAGGGACGACCCAGGCACTAGCACTCAGAGCAGCAACCCATTGGACAACAGCCGCCTCTCCC CTCCCGAGGCACCAGACCGTCCTACCATCTCCACAGCATCGGAGACTTCTGTGTACGTGACCTGGATCCCCCGCGGGAATGGAGGGTTCCCCATCCAGTCTTTCCGAGTGGAGTACAAGAAACTGAAGAAGTTAGGAGACTGGGTGCTGGCCACCAGCGACATCCCCCCCTCTCGGCTCTCAGTGGAAATCACAGGCCTGGAGAAAG GCACCTCCTATAAGTTCCGCGTCCGGGCACTGAACATACTTGGGGAGAGCGACCCCAGCACTGCATCTAAGCCGTATGTTGTGTCGGGATACAGTAACCGAGTGTACGAGCGCCCTGTCGCCGGGCCTTACATCACCTTCACCGATGCCATCAACGAGACCACCATCATGCTGAAGTGGATG TACATCCCAGCCAGTAACAACAACACCCCCATCCATGGCTTTTACATCTACTACCGCCCCACTGACAGTGACAATGACAGcgactacaagaaggacgtggtgGAAG gggACCGGTACTGGCACTCCATCAGCCACCTGCAGCCAGAGACCTCCTATGACATTAAGATGCAGTGCTTCAACGAGGGCGGCGAGAGCGAGTTCAGCAACGTGATGATCTGCGAAACCAAAG CTCGCAAGTCTCTTGGGCTGCCTGGGCGCCTTCCGCCCTCAACGGTGCCCCCACAGCAGCATCCAGCGCTTAGTGGTGGACACAGCGGGCTGGGGACTGGTGCCATGGTGGCCCGCTCCAGTGATCTGCCCTACCTGATCGTAGGGATAGTGCTGGGCTCTATTGTCCTCATCATCGTGGCCTTCATCCCCTTATGTCTGTGGAGAGCCTGGTCCAAGCAGA AACAAACCATAGACCTGGGCTTCTCTGGAACGAGGCTGCTGGTGTCCTCCTGCCAGTACACCATGGTGCCTCTGCGAGGGGTCCCCACTCCTCGAGCCAACGGGCAGCCCTATGCCAACGGTGTGCACCTGAACGGCAGCTGCCCCTCAGGCGGGACAGGCTACCCGAGCACAAAATCCCGAGACTACAGTCCAGATGAAGTTCAGCAG GATGAGACCAACACCTTACTGCAGGGGAGGGTGCTGCAAAATGGGACTGTCCAAGGACACTATCCGACCTCCAG GCTCTCTGATGCTAGACCAGAAGACAGTTCCTTCCTCTGTAGCCTCCCAAATGACTCCACCAaccagctgctccagccacatGATGATTGCTGCCATCTTCAAGAACAACTTGTTGGCCTATATCACCCAGTGACAGGAAGCAAGATGGGAGGCCCCAGCCTGGAAGCCCTGCGAGATCCCACATTCCACAGAG GTACCCCTTGCTGCCTTGGCCTGGTGCCAGTCGAAGAAGTAGAGAGGCTAGATTGCTGCCAGCTCAGAGGAGAACGGTGTCCCCAGAACCCAGCCATCGCTTGTTTGGGGCAGGACCCAAGGAGGCATCTGCGCAGCAGCCCTCCAAGGCACATGCCCTTTGAGACTCCTCCTCCTACCAGTTAG
- the BOC gene encoding brother of CDO isoform X3, giving the protein MEATGPEAAYGNPAWVLLPQAALHRMTMTPGRKRPTAAVACLILAAAGCFANLGESLQVTVQPASAVQKYGGLVSLGCVVQPLKVNVTWRLNGKELVGSDEALGIRIELGKLIIMALNNHTVGRYQCIARMPEGVVASVPATVTLAKIKDFKFDGQHVIEVDEGNTAVIACDLPESHPKAQVRYSVKQEWLEASRDNYLIMPSGNLQIVNASQEDEGTYKCAAYNPVTQEVKTSVSSDRLRVRRSAAEAARIIYPPEAQTIIVTKGQSLILECVASGIPPPRVTWAKNGSSISGYNKTRFLLSNLLIDATSEEDSGTYSCMADNGVGEAGAVFIFYNVQVFEPPEVTMELSQQIIPWGQSAKFTCEVRGNPQPSVMWLRNAVPLSSNHRFRLSRKALRVMSVGPEDDGIYQCVAENEVGSAQAMVHLRTAQPGTTMKPWRDSRSGSAQSPTPPSSDKALKEKAMLQRPKPTALEASLQCVTNRGQVSPAEAPIILSSPRTSKTDCYELVWRPRHDGRAPILYYTVKHRKQIMNSSANWTVRDIPATQHRLTLTRLDPGSLYEVEMAAYNCAGEGQTAMVTFRTGRRPKPDIVASKEQQIQRDDPGTSTQSSNPLDNSRLSPPEAPDRPTISTASETSVYVTWIPRGNGGFPIQSFRVEYKKLKKLGDWVLATSDIPPSRLSVEITGLEKGTSYKFRVRALNILGESDPSTASKPYVVSGYSNRVYERPVAGPYITFTDAINETTIMLKWMYIPASNNNTPIHGFYIYYRPTDSDNDSDYKKDVVEGDRYWHSISHLQPETSYDIKMQCFNEGGESEFSNVMICETKARKSLGLPGRLPPSTVPPQQHPALSGGHSGLGTGAMVARSSDLPYLIVGIVLGSIVLIIVAFIPLCLWRAWSKQKQTIDLGFSGTRLLVSSCQYTMVPLRGVPTPRANGQPYANGVHLNGSCPSGGTGYPSTKSRDYSPDEVQQDETNTLLQGRVLQNGTVQGHYPTSRLSDARPEDSSFLCSLPNDSTNQLLQPHDDCCHLQEQLVGLYHPVTGSKMGGPSLEALRDPTFHRGTPCCLGLVPVEEVERLDCCQLRGERCPQNPAIACLGQDPRRHLRSSPPRHMPFETPPPTS; this is encoded by the exons GAAGCCACAGGCCCTGAGGCGGCTTATGGGAACCCCGCCTGGGTCCTTCTGCCCCAGGCTGCGCTGCACAGGATGACAATGACCCCGGGACGGAAGAGACCAACGGCTGCCGTCGCCTGCCTCATCCTAGCAGCTGCTGGTTGCTTTGCTAATTTGG GTGAATCTCTTCAGGTCACTGTCCAACCTGCTTCCGCCGTCCAAAAGTATGGTGGCTTGGTGAGCCTGGGGTGTGTGGTACAGCCCCTGAAAGTCAACGTTACCTGGAGGCTGAATGGGAAGGAGCTGGTGGGGTCGGATGAGGCGCTGGGGATCCGCATTGAGCTGGGGAAGCTCATCATTATGGCTCTCAACAATCACACCGTGGGCCGGTACCAGTGCATCGCCCGCATGCCGGAGGGAGTTGTTGCCAGCGTCCCAGCCACAGTGACTTTAGCCA AGATCAAAGACTTCAAATTTGATGGCCAGCATGTGATTGAAGTGGATGAAGGGAACACAGCTGTGATTGCATGTGACCTGCCCGAAAGCCACCCCAAAGCCCAGGTGCGCTACAGTGTGAAACAGGAGTGGCTGGAGGCCTCCAGAG ACAACTACCTGATCATGCCATCTGGGAACCTTCAGATAGTCAATGCCAGCCAGGAGGATGAAGGAACGTACAAATGTGCTGCCTACAACCCCGTGACTCAGGAAGTGAAAACCTCCGTCTCCAGTGACAGACTCCGTGTGCGAC GCTCCGCAGCAGAGGCCGCGCGGATAATCTATCCCCCGGAGGCTCAGACCATCATCGTCACCAAAGGTCAAAGCCTCATACTGGAATGTGTGGCTAGCGGGATCCCGCCTCCCCGGGTCACCTGGGCCAAGAACGGCTCCAGTATTTCTGGCTACAACAAGACCCGTTTCCTGCTCAGCAACCTACTGATCGACGCCACCAGCGAGGAAGACTCCGGCACCTACAGCTGCATGGCTGACAATGGGGTGGGCGAGGCTGGAGCCGTGTTCATATTCTATAACGTTCAGGTGTTTG AACCTCCCGAGGTCACCATGGAGCTGTCCCAGCAGATCATCCCCTGGGGTCAGAGTGCAAAGTTCACCTGCGAGGTGCGAGGGAACCCCCAGCCCTCGGTCATGTGGCTGCGCAATGCCGTGCCTCTCTCTTCCAACCACCGGTTCCGGCTGTCCCGTAAGGCTCTGCGGGTGATGAGTGTGGGGCCTGAGGATGACGGGATATATCAGTGCGTGGCAGAGAATGAAGTTGGCAGTGCACAAGCCATGGTGCACCTGAGGACTGcccagcctg GAACAACTATGAAGCCATGGCGAGACTCCAGGTCAGGCTCAGCTCAGTCCCCCACGCCGCCGTCCAGCGACAAGGCTCTGAAGGAGAAAGCCATGCTGCAAAGGCCTAAGCCTACTGCACTGGAAGCATCTCTCCAGTGCGTGACTAACAGAGGGCAGGTGTCTCCGGCCGAGGCTCCCATCATCCTCAGTTCTCCCAGGACGTCCAAGACGGACTGCTACGAGCTGGTGTGGAGACCGCGACATGACGGCAGGGCCCCCATCCTTTACTACACTGTGAAGCATCGGAAG CAGATTATGAACTCTTCAGCCAACTGGACGGTCAGAGACATCCCTGCGACTCAGCACCGCCTGACCCTGACCAGGCTGGATCCTGGCAGCTTGTATGAGGTGGAGATGGCAGCTTATAActgtgcaggggagggacagACAGCCATGGTGACCTTCAGGACTG GCCGACGACCAAAACCTGACATTGTCGCCAGTAAAGAGCAGCAGATCCAAAGGGACGACCCAGGCACTAGCACTCAGAGCAGCAACCCATTGGACAACAGCCGCCTCTCCC CTCCCGAGGCACCAGACCGTCCTACCATCTCCACAGCATCGGAGACTTCTGTGTACGTGACCTGGATCCCCCGCGGGAATGGAGGGTTCCCCATCCAGTCTTTCCGAGTGGAGTACAAGAAACTGAAGAAGTTAGGAGACTGGGTGCTGGCCACCAGCGACATCCCCCCCTCTCGGCTCTCAGTGGAAATCACAGGCCTGGAGAAAG GCACCTCCTATAAGTTCCGCGTCCGGGCACTGAACATACTTGGGGAGAGCGACCCCAGCACTGCATCTAAGCCGTATGTTGTGTCGGGATACAGTAACCGAGTGTACGAGCGCCCTGTCGCCGGGCCTTACATCACCTTCACCGATGCCATCAACGAGACCACCATCATGCTGAAGTGGATG TACATCCCAGCCAGTAACAACAACACCCCCATCCATGGCTTTTACATCTACTACCGCCCCACTGACAGTGACAATGACAGcgactacaagaaggacgtggtgGAAG gggACCGGTACTGGCACTCCATCAGCCACCTGCAGCCAGAGACCTCCTATGACATTAAGATGCAGTGCTTCAACGAGGGCGGCGAGAGCGAGTTCAGCAACGTGATGATCTGCGAAACCAAAG CTCGCAAGTCTCTTGGGCTGCCTGGGCGCCTTCCGCCCTCAACGGTGCCCCCACAGCAGCATCCAGCGCTTAGTGGTGGACACAGCGGGCTGGGGACTGGTGCCATGGTGGCCCGCTCCAGTGATCTGCCCTACCTGATCGTAGGGATAGTGCTGGGCTCTATTGTCCTCATCATCGTGGCCTTCATCCCCTTATGTCTGTGGAGAGCCTGGTCCAAGCAGA AACAAACCATAGACCTGGGCTTCTCTGGAACGAGGCTGCTGGTGTCCTCCTGCCAGTACACCATGGTGCCTCTGCGAGGGGTCCCCACTCCTCGAGCCAACGGGCAGCCCTATGCCAACGGTGTGCACCTGAACGGCAGCTGCCCCTCAGGCGGGACAGGCTACCCGAGCACAAAATCCCGAGACTACAGTCCAGATGAAGTTCAGCAG GATGAGACCAACACCTTACTGCAGGGGAGGGTGCTGCAAAATGGGACTGTCCAAGGACACTATCCGACCTCCAG GCTCTCTGATGCTAGACCAGAAGACAGTTCCTTCCTCTGTAGCCTCCCAAATGACTCCACCAaccagctgctccagccacatGATGATTGCTGCCATCTTCAAGAACAACTTGTTGGCCTATATCACCCAGTGACAGGAAGCAAGATGGGAGGCCCCAGCCTGGAAGCCCTGCGAGATCCCACATTCCACAGAG GTACCCCTTGCTGCCTTGGCCTGGTGCCAGTCGAAGAAGTAGAGAGGCTAGATTGCTGCCAGCTCAGAGGAGAACGGTGTCCCCAGAACCCAGCCATCGCTTGTTTGGGGCAGGACCCAAGGAGGCATCTGCGCAGCAGCCCTCCAAGGCACATGCCCTTTGAGACTCCTCCTCCTACCAGTTAG